The window TGGGGACCGTCCTCCATTCCGGCGCGAACGTTGTTCGATCCGGTCACGCTGGCCACGAAACCAGTGGCCAGCACCATCGTGGAGAGAGTAAAGAGGAATGCAAAGATGAGGCGAACGTGTGTACGGGAGGGCATATACTATGATTTTATCACATCTTTCATAAACCCAACTGATTTGTCGCTCTCCCATTTCTCAAGAAGGACCTGTTCTCACGTTCTACGGATCGCGTGATGACTTCCCACACTCGTCGATACGTCCGTGGACGTACGCACACCACTCATCCAGCGTTTGATGCATTCGTTCCGTTGCCCCCGAGAGCGGCGTCGGTTCGTGTCGATATACGTGTCCACCCCCGTCCAGCAATCGTCGCCGCCGACCGGCCAATCCCTTTTCCCGCAGGGTTGCCTCACTCGTTTTCGTTCGGGAGTCACCCGTACGCCCGCCGCAGGTAGTCGATGAGTTCGTTCACCGACCCTGGGTCGTACGTCCAGAATCCGTAGAACTGGTTGGAGTCGCGCTCCTCGGCTACGAGGGCACATTTCTGTAAGTCGTCGCTACCGCCATCGTAGACGAGAAACCATATCATGCCGATTTCATCCGTCCCGGCGGTATGATACGTGATATTCCGCACTTGCGGTGGTTGCCAATCCGATTCACCGTAGATATGGATGGCCAAATCGGTCTCGTCCGCCAGTCGCCGGTAGACGGGTACCTGGGCTTGGAACGCATTCAGCGACTGAAAGCCGACGTGCAACTCACCCCGACCGACTCGCCACGCGCGGTCTTCGATCTCCCGACTCGTACCCAACATCTGTCGTCGGTCGAACGAGGAAAACAACGTTCTGTCGAGGAGGGACAGGAGGTCGCGGAAGCGCGACGAATCGAACTCCGGGTTCCACGGGACGCGGACCGGCGGCGTGAGAAATTCTCGTAACGGAGCAAGTCCGATGGCTCCCCGAAATCCGTGACGGTCTCGAACGACGAGGAATCCGTTCCGTCTGACGCTCCGCAGTCGCTCGTGCTTGACCACCACGTTTTTCGTTTCGAATTGCTCGCCGAGGTCGGTCGTCGGTTCGGCGCTGTACACCGTGAGCGTCTTCGTCTCACGCTCAACAGCGGCGATTTGGTCGTGTAGGAAC of the Haladaptatus caseinilyticus genome contains:
- a CDS encoding DICT sensory domain-containing protein, yielding MNRTFLHDQIAAVERETKTLTVYSAEPTTDLGEQFETKNVVVKHERLRSVRRNGFLVVRDRHGFRGAIGLAPLREFLTPPVRVPWNPEFDSSRFRDLLSLLDRTLFSSFDRRQMLGTSREIEDRAWRVGRGELHVGFQSLNAFQAQVPVYRRLADETDLAIHIYGESDWQPPQVRNITYHTAGTDEIGMIWFLVYDGGSDDLQKCALVAEERDSNQFYGFWTYDPGSVNELIDYLRRAYG